One part of the Desulfonema ishimotonii genome encodes these proteins:
- a CDS encoding DUF364 domain-containing protein: MELNNRLHGIFEEKAGAVTVETLCMGLGYTAVTTSDGGIGISYTCFEHKKSCSLNKNYRDYEGLPASELLQEIRSTDTLRRSMALALINALNYEYALSLPEDKKNNVMFDSLGVGQGTRVAMVGFFGPLMRIFEERGADLQVIDASKHIGQKADFYDRLRNWAEVLFLTSTSVLNNTTEEVLGAAGDGVKTVMLGPSTPMIPQAFEMLPVRMLAGTVPVEKAQVLKVIRHGTGTPVIQRFSKKVFCACTD; this comes from the coding sequence ATGGAGCTGAACAACAGGTTGCACGGCATTTTTGAAGAGAAGGCCGGGGCGGTGACGGTTGAAACCCTGTGTATGGGCCTGGGCTACACGGCAGTGACCACATCAGACGGGGGGATCGGCATTTCCTATACCTGCTTTGAGCACAAAAAGTCCTGTTCACTCAATAAAAACTACCGGGATTACGAAGGCCTTCCTGCCAGTGAGCTGCTTCAGGAAATCAGAAGCACCGACACCCTCCGGCGGAGCATGGCGCTTGCGCTGATCAACGCCCTGAATTATGAATACGCGCTGTCTCTGCCGGAAGATAAAAAGAACAACGTCATGTTTGACAGCCTGGGCGTTGGGCAGGGCACACGGGTGGCCATGGTCGGATTTTTCGGCCCGCTGATGCGGATTTTCGAGGAACGGGGCGCCGATCTGCAGGTCATTGACGCCTCAAAGCATATCGGACAGAAAGCGGATTTTTACGACAGGCTCCGGAACTGGGCAGAGGTTCTGTTCCTGACCTCCACCTCTGTTCTGAACAACACAACCGAAGAGGTTCTGGGCGCTGCCGGTGACGGGGTGAAAACCGTCATGCTCGGACCCAGCACGCCCATGATCCCCCAGGCATTTGAGATGTTACCGGTCCGTATGCTGGCCGGAACGGTCCCGGTTGAGAAGGCGCAGGTGTTAAAGGTCATTCGTCACGGAACCGGCACACCGGTGATCCAGCGCTTCAGCAAAAAAGTCTTTTGCGCCTGCACCGACTGA